A single window of Pogona vitticeps strain Pit_001003342236 chromosome 11, PviZW2.1, whole genome shotgun sequence DNA harbors:
- the TENT5D gene encoding terminal nucleotidyltransferase 5D produces the protein MTEGLDHRFSRLTWEQIKILDQVLTEVIPIHGRGNFPTLEVKLKDIICVVKEQLVKKHIVIRDIRLNGSTASHILVKQNGTSYKDLDIIFGVELPSEQEFQVVKESVLNCLLDFLPKCVNKEKITAQTMKDAYVQKMVKVSTDHDRWSLISLSNNSGKNVELKFVNSLRRQFEFSIDSFQIILDPVLDVYTHEDSQLSKGSHPPILAESMYGDFDEAMDHLKYKVIATRNPEEIRGGGLLKYSNLLVRDFKPVDEAEIKSLERYMCSRFFIDFPDVTEQQRKIESYLRNHFIGEEKSKYDYLMTLRGVVNESTVCLMGHERRQTLNMITILALKVLGEQNIIPNTANVTCYYQPAPYISDRNFNNYYIAHGQPPVIYQPYSFHIHLQSGMV, from the coding sequence ATGACTGAGGGCTTAGATCACAGATTCAGCCGTCTCACTTGGGAACAAATCAAAATACTGGATCAAGTCCTGACAGAGGTGATCCCCATTCACGGAAGAGGGAATTTCCCAACCCTGGAGGTAAAGCTGAAGGATATCATTTGTGTGGTCAAGGAGCAGTTGGTCAAGAAACACATCGTCATCAGGGACATTCGCCTGAACGGCTCCACAGCGAGTCACATTCTTGTGAAGCAGAATGGCACCAGCTACAAGGATCTGGACATTATTTTTGGGGTTGAACTTCCCAGTGAGCAAGAATTCCAGGTGGTGAAGGAGTCCGTCTTGAATTGCCTCTTGGACTTCTTGCCAAAATGCGTCAACAAAGAAAAGATCACGGCGCAGACCATGAAGGACGCCTACGTTCAGAAGATGGTCAAAGTGTCCACCGATCATGACCGCTGGAGCCTCATCTCTTTGTCCAACAACAGTGGGAAGAACGTTGAGCTGAAATTCGTCAACTCTCTCCGACGCCAGTTTGAGTTTAGCATCGACTCCTTTCAGATCATCCTGGACCCCGTGTTGGACGTTTATACGCACGAAGACAGCCAACTGTCCAAGGGCTCCCACCCGCCCATTCTTGCAGAGAGCATGTATGGAGACTTCGATGAGGCCATGGACCACTTGAAGTACAAAGTGATTGCAACCAGAAACCCCGAAGAGATCCGCGGGGGAGGCCTTTTGAAATACAGCAACCTCCTGGTTCGGGATTTTAAACCGGTGGACGAGGCCGAGATCAAATCCTTGGAACGGTACATGTGTTCGAGGTTCTTCATCGATTTCCCGGACGTGACGGAGCAACAGCGGAAGATCGAATCCTACCTGCGCAACCACTTCATCGGGGAAGAGAAGAGCAAGTACGATTACCTGATGACCCTGCGCGGGGTTGTGAACGAAAGCACCGTCTGCCTCATGGGACACGAGCGGAGGCAGACCCTGAACATGATCACAATCCTGGCTCTCAAAGTGCTTGGGGAGCAGAACATCATCCCCAACACAGCCAACGTCACATGCTACTATCAGCCTGCTCCGTACATCAGTGACAGGAACTTCAACAATTATTATATTGCTCATGGACAACCCCCCGTTATCTATCAGCCGTATTCCTTTCACATACACCTGCAAAGTGGCATGGTGTAG